In Bacteroidales bacterium, the following are encoded in one genomic region:
- a CDS encoding T9SS type A sorting domain-containing protein codes for MEHPVNMKIIACFIMTGLFCSLPFIGARAQIPVGKWRAHLSYDSIQDVTGSKERIFAAAQSGILVYNKNYNSTETIDKVKGLSEAGISSLGYSKNHQALLIGYQSGNLDVLKDGDVTNHPYIKDHAYYTEGKIAGITFRQGKALLSCPFGIAVFDMDRKEFLETYQPGKNQVSKVHDVAYDDKNYYAATESGLFYADINTPDLYDPESWEQVTAFPNYNRRVKEVEVFNGYTLINVQKEGDKSEIYYMNDLNNSVLLLEGKVETLKSSTDKFYIGLSNAIRIYASDLSFVDEITEYASLRSRPNSIYPVSGGNVWIGDSRAGLIRLSGNAAESIVPDGPATDHAFAMVSEGNRIFSVPGGYDDQFNPKNRNGAVQQFSGQEWNNRLFSQWKDFVDIVTAPESKEDLLIGSWGDGILEIREGKIKNQFVENNSSLEAYNDGGVYVQDMAWDEEGNLWVLNYGSAHPFKFMEANGNWKVFEYEPLQDKVPMGLLSAKNGYKWGFLNDSPYLFVIDDRNTPSQTENHRVKITEARDNNGKSYASRIYAIQEDREGNIWFATDEGIGVDYDPQSIFEEDTYQPNRPRISEEGYTHFMLRDNIVTDIAVDPANQIWFATQTSGVFAYNPKAQEMVHHFTASSSPLLTDTLQSIAVNETGEVFMGTSRGMISYRSHTSKGQDTFEDTYAFPNPVPPDYQGTITITSLVENVNVKITDINGNLLYETIAKGGQATWSGKDFSDRPVGSGVYLIFLTNKDGSKTHVEKLLFIR; via the coding sequence ATGGAACATCCTGTCAACATGAAAATTATTGCCTGTTTCATTATGACCGGTTTATTCTGCTCCCTGCCTTTTATTGGCGCCCGGGCACAGATCCCTGTGGGTAAATGGCGGGCACACCTGTCCTATGATTCCATACAGGATGTTACCGGATCAAAGGAGCGAATTTTTGCAGCCGCTCAATCGGGTATCCTGGTTTATAACAAAAATTACAACAGCACCGAAACCATAGATAAAGTGAAAGGTTTGAGTGAGGCGGGAATTTCTTCTCTTGGTTACTCAAAGAACCACCAGGCTCTGCTGATCGGATATCAAAGCGGCAATCTGGATGTTCTGAAAGACGGAGACGTTACCAATCACCCTTATATTAAGGACCATGCTTATTATACGGAAGGAAAGATTGCCGGCATCACTTTCAGACAAGGAAAGGCATTGTTAAGTTGTCCTTTTGGAATTGCGGTATTTGATATGGACCGGAAAGAATTCCTGGAAACCTATCAGCCCGGAAAGAATCAGGTGTCAAAGGTTCACGATGTGGCATATGATGACAAGAACTATTATGCGGCTACTGAAAGCGGATTATTTTATGCAGATATTAATACACCGGATCTCTATGATCCGGAGAGCTGGGAGCAGGTAACTGCATTTCCCAATTATAACAGAAGGGTGAAAGAGGTAGAAGTATTTAACGGATATACCTTGATAAATGTACAAAAGGAAGGGGATAAGTCGGAAATCTATTATATGAATGATTTGAATAACTCCGTATTGCTTCTGGAAGGGAAGGTTGAAACATTGAAAAGTAGCACGGATAAGTTTTATATAGGATTATCGAACGCCATCCGAATTTATGCCAGTGATTTGAGTTTTGTTGATGAAATTACGGAATACGCTTCTCTGCGCTCCCGTCCGAATTCAATTTACCCCGTTTCAGGAGGAAATGTATGGATCGGCGATTCCCGGGCAGGGCTTATCAGGCTTAGTGGCAATGCCGCGGAAAGCATTGTGCCCGATGGCCCTGCAACGGACCATGCTTTTGCAATGGTGAGCGAGGGTAACCGTATTTTTTCAGTTCCGGGAGGATATGACGACCAGTTTAACCCAAAAAACAGAAACGGGGCAGTACAACAGTTTTCCGGCCAGGAATGGAATAATAGGCTCTTTTCACAATGGAAAGATTTTGTGGATATTGTAACAGCACCTGAAAGCAAAGAGGATTTGCTAATAGGAAGCTGGGGTGATGGAATACTGGAAATCCGGGAGGGAAAGATTAAAAATCAATTTGTGGAAAACAACAGCAGCCTGGAAGCATATAATGATGGGGGAGTATATGTACAAGATATGGCATGGGATGAGGAGGGAAACCTCTGGGTATTGAATTACGGTAGCGCACACCCGTTTAAATTCATGGAGGCCAATGGCAATTGGAAAGTCTTTGAATATGAACCTTTACAGGATAAAGTACCAATGGGACTTCTGTCCGCAAAAAATGGCTACAAATGGGGCTTCCTGAATGATTCTCCTTATCTTTTTGTTATCGATGACAGGAATACCCCTTCCCAAACGGAAAATCACAGGGTCAAGATAACCGAGGCCAGAGACAACAACGGAAAATCGTATGCCAGCAGAATTTATGCCATTCAGGAAGACAGGGAAGGGAATATATGGTTTGCAACCGACGAAGGCATTGGCGTAGATTATGATCCGCAAAGTATATTTGAGGAAGACACTTATCAACCCAACCGCCCCCGAATTTCAGAGGAAGGTTATACCCATTTTATGCTGCGCGACAATATCGTTACGGATATTGCCGTAGATCCGGCAAATCAAATTTGGTTTGCTACTCAAACTTCCGGCGTTTTTGCCTACAATCCGAAGGCACAGGAAATGGTCCATCATTTCACAGCTTCTTCCAGCCCGCTTTTAACGGACACGCTTCAGTCCATTGCGGTGAATGAAACAGGGGAAGTATTTATGGGCACCAGCCGGGGTATGATCTCTTACCGGAGCCATACTTCTAAAGGTCAAGATACCTTTGAGGATACCTATGCTTTTCCCAATCCTGTGCCTCCGGATTACCAAGGTACTATAACCATAACCAGCCTGGTAGAAAATGTGAATGTAAAAATCACTGATATCAACGGAAATCTTTTATATGAAACGATAGCAAAAGGGGGACAGGCCACCTGGAGCGGAAAAGATTTTTCGGACCGGCCCGTCGGAAGCGGCGTTTATCTTATATTCCTTACCAATAAAGATGGATCGAAAACTCATGTTGAAAAATTATTGTTTATCCGGTAA
- a CDS encoding non-canonical purine NTP diphosphatase: MELIFATNNPHKSREIQALVPEKITILSLKDINFQGDIPENQATLEGNAREKACYIYEGYGKNCFADDTGLEIDALNGEPGVYSARYAGADKDPQANMDKVLKELEGIPDRRARFRCVISLIIDGEEKQFEGVVNGQILQEKRGSEGFGYDPIFLPAGYDKTFAEMPLELKNKISHRSQAINKLADYLSHYMDR, from the coding sequence ATGGAATTAATCTTTGCCACCAACAACCCTCATAAGTCGAGGGAAATTCAGGCCCTGGTGCCTGAAAAAATAACAATTTTGAGTTTAAAAGATATCAATTTTCAGGGGGATATACCCGAAAACCAGGCTACCCTGGAAGGAAATGCCCGTGAAAAGGCCTGTTATATCTATGAAGGATATGGAAAGAATTGTTTTGCCGATGATACAGGGCTGGAAATAGATGCCCTGAACGGAGAACCCGGAGTTTATTCGGCAAGATACGCCGGAGCGGATAAAGACCCCCAGGCTAACATGGATAAGGTGCTTAAAGAACTGGAAGGGATTCCGGACAGAAGGGCCCGTTTTAGATGTGTTATTTCCCTGATCATTGATGGAGAAGAAAAACAATTTGAGGGAGTAGTCAACGGGCAGATTCTTCAGGAAAAGAGAGGAAGCGAAGGCTTCGGATACGACCCCATTTTTTTACCGGCCGGGTATGATAAGACTTTCGCAGAGATGCCGCTGGAGCTGAAGAATAAAATAAGCCACAGAAGCCAGGCCATTAACAAACTGGCCGACTATCTCTCACACTATATGGATCGTTAA
- a CDS encoding DUF2797 domain-containing protein, with protein sequence MKTAGNLMKMSTTHTNTVSFDEIDKYTGVLNGIKGQYFIFEDGSVFNLRKHNGYLAEIEIH encoded by the coding sequence ATGAAAACAGCGGGCAATTTGATGAAGATGTCAACAACTCACACAAATACAGTGAGTTTTGATGAAATTGATAAATATACCGGAGTGCTTAATGGCATCAAAGGGCAGTATTTCATTTTTGAAGACGGCTCGGTTTTCAATCTCCGTAAACATAATGGATATCTGGCTGAAATTGAAATTCATTAA
- a CDS encoding PspC domain-containing protein, whose product MKKMYSVNLAGMLFHINEDAFEMLKSYLEAVEKQFPGNERYEILQEIETRIAELFSEKITSQKQVINLQDVEEVIGTLGEPEAYVSAEEQNTKQGGQKMSNNKRLYRDPENKVLGGVCGGLGWYFNADPVLFRIVFIIIFLVFGSGLLVYLIMWLITPQASSITQKMEMRGQSFTFSDFKQKARSEYEDMKQNFKRKKND is encoded by the coding sequence ATGAAAAAGATGTATTCAGTTAATCTGGCGGGAATGTTGTTCCACATCAATGAAGATGCTTTTGAAATGCTGAAGTCGTATTTGGAAGCTGTGGAAAAGCAATTTCCCGGAAACGAACGCTATGAGATTCTTCAGGAGATCGAAACGCGCATAGCAGAGCTGTTTTCAGAAAAGATTACTTCCCAAAAACAGGTAATTAATCTCCAGGACGTAGAGGAAGTGATCGGAACCCTGGGAGAGCCGGAAGCATACGTTTCTGCGGAAGAACAAAATACAAAACAGGGAGGCCAAAAAATGAGTAATAACAAAAGACTTTACAGAGATCCTGAAAATAAGGTTTTAGGAGGAGTATGCGGCGGTCTGGGATGGTATTTCAATGCTGATCCCGTGCTTTTCAGGATTGTATTCATCATCATCTTTCTGGTCTTTGGTTCGGGGCTTCTCGTTTATCTGATAATGTGGTTGATTACGCCCCAGGCATCCAGCATAACTCAGAAGATGGAAATGAGAGGGCAGTCATTTACCTTTTCCGACTTTAAGCAAAAAGCCCGCTCTGAATATGAAGATATGAAGCAAAACTTCAAACGTAAAAAAAACGATTAA
- a CDS encoding alpha/beta hydrolase encodes MAAIQFKGKKIHYTIQGEGEPLFLIHGYLEALEIWDEFAEALAKDHMAIRMDLPGHGKSEVVEDTHSMELLAEAANAVLEENQISSCSMIGHSMGGYVTLAFADRYPEKINRFSLFHSHPFADSEQVRQNRQNAIEKIKQGKKEEICR; translated from the coding sequence ATGGCAGCAATACAATTCAAAGGGAAAAAAATACACTACACCATCCAGGGAGAAGGTGAACCATTGTTTTTGATCCATGGTTATCTTGAAGCACTGGAAATCTGGGATGAGTTTGCTGAAGCCCTGGCTAAAGACCATATGGCAATAAGAATGGACCTTCCGGGCCACGGAAAATCCGAAGTTGTGGAGGACACGCATAGTATGGAGCTGTTGGCTGAGGCTGCCAATGCAGTGCTTGAGGAAAATCAAATATCTTCGTGCTCCATGATCGGACACTCGATGGGAGGGTATGTAACGCTTGCTTTTGCCGATAGGTATCCTGAAAAGATAAACCGTTTTTCATTATTCCATTCCCATCCCTTTGCCGACAGTGAACAGGTAAGACAAAACCGGCAGAACGCCATTGAAAAAATTAAACAGGGAAAGAAGGAAGAGATATGCCGGT
- a CDS encoding PadR family transcriptional regulator, whose amino-acid sequence MKIENTKAQMKKGVLEYCILAIIARKDCYASEIIHELKEAKMIVVEGTLYPLLTRQKNAGLLKYRWEESKQGPPRKYYTLTEKGREYLKELDESWNELIKAVNRINEKRNHKTDQS is encoded by the coding sequence ATGAAAATTGAGAATACAAAAGCTCAGATGAAGAAGGGCGTGTTGGAATATTGTATCCTGGCTATTATTGCGCGAAAGGACTGTTATGCCTCCGAAATAATTCATGAGCTCAAGGAAGCAAAGATGATTGTTGTGGAAGGCACACTCTATCCTTTGCTTACCAGGCAAAAAAATGCCGGCTTGTTGAAATACCGCTGGGAAGAATCAAAACAGGGACCTCCCAGAAAATATTATACCCTTACGGAAAAGGGACGAGAATATCTCAAAGAACTGGATGAATCATGGAATGAACTTATTAAGGCAGTTAACCGGATCAACGAAAAAAGGAATCATAAAACGGATCAATCATGA
- a CDS encoding S41 family peptidase yields MKLNYKTLKLYFPIMLSIVLIGGILLGLSLDGNAPGNKTYVYNHPNKLNKVINYIEKNYVDPVSKENLQESAIPAMLKDMDPHSVYIPAKDLKDVNEPLQGNFEGIGIQFNMQNDTIVVISVISGGPSEMVGLQPGDRIVKVNDTVVAGKNMSTDKIVSMLKGEKGTEVDITVQRRSSSEPLHFTITRDEIPLYSVDVSYMLNPSTGYIKINRFSKTTHQEFIEAIKKLKQNSLEKVVIDLRGNSGGFLNAATSIADEFLKEGKLIVYTKGRNAPKQEIHASSRGVCQDLDVAVLVDEWSASASEILAGAIQDNDRGFVVGRRSFGKGLVQEQIKLSDGSALRLTVARYYTPTGRCIQKPYEDGRDQYYNDINERFKHGEFFNADSIEFADSLKYKTPKGDIVFGGGGIMPDYFVPVDTSYHSPFFSKVTNEGLIYNFAFKFAD; encoded by the coding sequence TGCTCCGGGAAATAAAACTTATGTTTACAACCATCCCAATAAGTTAAACAAAGTAATCAATTATATAGAAAAAAATTACGTAGATCCTGTTTCTAAGGAAAATCTTCAGGAATCTGCTATTCCTGCAATGTTGAAGGATATGGATCCCCATTCGGTATATATTCCGGCCAAAGATTTAAAAGATGTAAATGAACCCTTACAGGGGAACTTTGAGGGCATAGGGATACAGTTTAATATGCAGAATGATACCATAGTGGTAATAAGTGTAATAAGCGGGGGCCCTTCTGAAATGGTAGGTCTTCAACCGGGCGACCGGATTGTTAAGGTGAATGATACAGTGGTGGCAGGGAAAAATATGTCCACCGATAAGATTGTAAGCATGCTAAAAGGAGAAAAAGGAACCGAAGTGGATATTACCGTTCAACGTAGAAGTTCCTCCGAACCACTACATTTCACCATAACCCGTGATGAAATTCCCCTTTACAGTGTGGATGTTTCCTACATGCTCAATCCCTCAACGGGGTATATCAAAATAAACCGATTTTCAAAAACTACACATCAGGAGTTTATAGAAGCAATTAAAAAATTAAAACAAAACTCCCTTGAAAAGGTAGTTATTGATCTGAGGGGTAACAGTGGAGGATTTCTCAACGCCGCCACCAGTATAGCTGATGAATTTCTGAAAGAAGGGAAACTTATTGTTTACACCAAAGGGCGAAACGCTCCCAAGCAAGAGATACATGCTTCTTCTCGTGGTGTTTGCCAGGATTTGGATGTTGCCGTCTTAGTTGATGAATGGTCGGCTTCGGCAAGTGAAATTCTTGCAGGAGCCATTCAGGATAATGACCGCGGATTTGTTGTAGGACGAAGATCTTTTGGCAAAGGACTTGTTCAGGAACAAATTAAATTGTCCGATGGTTCAGCCCTTCGTTTGACCGTTGCCAGATATTACACCCCAACCGGCCGTTGTATTCAAAAACCTTATGAAGACGGCAGAGACCAGTATTACAATGATATTAACGAACGTTTTAAGCACGGAGAGTTTTTTAATGCGGATAGTATAGAGTTTGCCGATTCGTTAAAGTACAAGACCCCGAAAGGCGATATTGTTTTCGGGGGCGGAGGCATTATGCCCGATTATTTTGTTCCGGTAGATACCTCTTACCATTCGCCGTTTTTCAGTAAAGTTACCAACGAGGGATTGATTTACAATTTTGCTTTTAAATTTGCCGAC
- a CDS encoding PspC domain-containing protein translates to MKKTVKINLSGIIFHLDEDAYEKLSAYLEKIHRHFRETKEGAEIISDIELRMTELFQSKLSDYKQVVTIEDVTEVIESMGEPEDFTDDEKKSEDFAAKSTGKKLYRDPDNSILGGVVGGIGAYLNIDPVWIRLIFVLLILAYGFTAVAYILLWIFVPPAKTYAQKLEMKGERVTISNIEKNVKREYEEVRGRFKKFQRSDQYKNMTNALNEMFQVLGKILKIFLKILMILIGICLILAGVAALFSILEVTFIEFPFPDLFDIQVPFYFLIKSLFTKTAFTLLIISLFLFVSIPLLFIIYGGVKLVTNFKANDKALILTGVIIWIAALLYLPGTIMWQVRNLGIQSYKVEEQVLDIAGTGNLMLQIDHSEAPEYYLNNNPFADDARPIQGIDREDNFYLAPSIDIQKSNDQHYRLRIKKISRGKTFDNASEYAEKINYQWERKDSTLALASHFKVPKASQYRIQHVEVFIKVPEGKQITIHEDAEEYLKGINNEQHLSRSEMGGKTWRMKADELILHKH, encoded by the coding sequence ATGAAAAAAACGGTCAAAATAAACCTCAGCGGAATCATCTTTCATCTCGATGAGGATGCTTACGAAAAATTAAGCGCTTATCTGGAGAAAATTCACCGCCATTTTAGGGAAACAAAAGAAGGTGCCGAGATCATCAGTGACATTGAGCTCAGAATGACAGAACTTTTTCAAAGCAAATTGTCAGATTATAAACAGGTTGTCACTATTGAGGATGTTACAGAGGTTATTGAAAGTATGGGGGAACCGGAAGATTTTACCGATGATGAAAAAAAAAGCGAGGATTTTGCTGCCAAGTCCACCGGCAAAAAATTGTACCGCGACCCTGACAACTCCATTCTTGGGGGTGTAGTCGGAGGAATCGGGGCTTACCTCAATATTGATCCGGTGTGGATAAGGCTCATCTTTGTTTTACTTATACTGGCCTATGGTTTTACAGCAGTAGCGTACATTTTGCTATGGATCTTTGTTCCCCCGGCCAAAACCTATGCCCAGAAACTTGAAATGAAAGGAGAAAGGGTTACCATTTCCAATATTGAAAAGAATGTAAAGCGGGAATATGAAGAGGTAAGGGGAAGATTCAAAAAATTTCAGCGCTCTGATCAATATAAAAACATGACCAATGCCTTGAATGAAATGTTTCAGGTATTGGGTAAGATACTGAAAATTTTCCTTAAAATACTGATGATTCTGATTGGCATATGCCTTATTCTGGCTGGTGTTGCAGCCCTTTTTTCAATATTGGAGGTGACGTTCATTGAATTTCCTTTTCCTGACCTGTTTGATATACAGGTGCCTTTCTATTTCCTTATAAAATCCCTGTTTACTAAAACTGCCTTCACTTTGCTCATTATATCCCTCTTTCTGTTTGTCTCCATTCCCCTCTTGTTTATCATCTATGGAGGGGTCAAGCTGGTCACCAATTTTAAGGCCAATGACAAGGCGCTCATTCTTACAGGCGTTATTATTTGGATTGCCGCTTTGCTCTATCTGCCGGGAACGATCATGTGGCAGGTCCGCAATCTGGGAATACAATCCTATAAAGTAGAGGAACAAGTGCTCGATATTGCTGGCACTGGCAATCTGATGCTGCAAATTGATCATTCAGAAGCCCCCGAGTATTATCTCAACAACAATCCGTTTGCAGATGATGCACGTCCTATTCAGGGAATTGACAGAGAGGATAACTTCTATCTTGCGCCTTCCATCGACATTCAAAAAAGCAACGATCAGCATTACAGGCTCAGGATAAAAAAAATATCGCGGGGTAAAACTTTCGATAATGCTTCGGAATATGCAGAAAAAATAAATTATCAATGGGAAAGAAAAGACTCAACCCTCGCACTGGCTTCTCATTTTAAAGTTCCCAAAGCCAGTCAATACCGGATCCAACATGTTGAAGTGTTTATTAAGGTTCCTGAAGGAAAGCAAATTACCATTCATGAAGATGCCGAAGAATATCTGAAAGGTATAAATAACGAACAGCATCTGAGTAGGTCGGAAATGGGAGGTAAAACCTGGAGAATGAAAGCAGATGAGCTCATTTTGCATAAACACTGA